The Xiphophorus couchianus chromosome 6, X_couchianus-1.0, whole genome shotgun sequence genomic interval GTAGTACCGTGATTCCGTCGCACTGCGCtgtctgaaaaattccaacggtttctgaacgGGGAAGCGTTGCCctttccagccaatatcaggttattacggtaatttcactcccaccgtagcagggagtgaaattaatcttgGGACGCTTTTTTAATAGATGGTAAATTgcgaaaataacttgctagatattgaaagttctagttgttatggataaatgggctAATATATGTACTCgcaggacatttaaaaaactgtgtaaaataagcaaaaatatccaggtggAGATTTTCAATTCAGTAAATAAACGGTTAAATAGTATTAGGAGGCTTCTTTgtgttaaaggggagttttcctttctgctgtcGCCACATGCATGCTCATTGTAAGCTATTGCTGCAAACCCAAAGACACGTGTTggtatttgacaaaatataaattgaacttcactgcatattttaataactaGAATCACTTTGAAGTGTATGTAAATGACTTTGAATCGGTCTGTATGATTGAATAGAATTtctaattatttataattatgttgtgaattggctctacacaaataaactgaattgaattaaatgtaaTCTATTTTATGCTCTTGGTAAGAGATTATGTTTTAATGATAATGATAATTATAGAGAGTTAAAGTTTTGTCTCTGTAaggattaaaattaatttgtcctcacctatttatattttctttgcagatgttAGGTTGACAAAATGAAGACAAGagaagatgtaaaaataatcaacCAGGGTCTGGACGGTGAGATGGTAAATAcaactgttttgtttcattacttATTGTTCAGGCAATATTCCCGCGTTATACTAAAGTTAGAAATTGTGACGATATATTTGGCTCCAAATACATGTAAACTCAATTGttcttacattatttttaagtttagcaaatagaaataatgttgGTAATCCTAACTGATCTAAAACACAATGGCAGGTATTGCAATACCTGCCATTGTGTTATTCACtagtacataaaaaaatatcacagcAAACTTGATATCTTTTGGTTGTTCACGTAACACTTCCTTTAAAACACGGCGATGCATTTGACTGTGAAGCGTTTCAGCAGAAACGgttgtgcgtgtgtgggtgtgtgtgtgtgcaggaagTCAGCGGCTACCGCCCCTGTCTGTGGAAGCTGGTCCTGGTTGGGGTGGGTGCAGTTTGCTCTGGGggtctcctcctcctgctgctctaCTGGCTGCCTGAGTGGGGCGTCAAGGGGACTTGCACACACACGTCTCTGAGTGATGCACACACCCTGCTGCTCAGAACCAAggtgcaaaacaaaaccaacattaaGCAACGAACTTTGATAATTTATTCATAACCTGTTTGGACTTGTTTTCATACGAGCAAAACATGGGAAGAGTAGAAAACACCTGATTTGTGTATATTCTGCATGTTGTATTTCCTTGATTAATTTGAACAGCAAATGTTAAAGCtctagtatgtaacttttattaataaaatatatttttttacatacttgttgaaactgtcactatgtcaagAGAGGacaatatgagacagataatctgaaaaaattgagctcctctgcatTGTCAGTCCTCTGCTCCTCTTTATCTCCCTACAGCAGGGGTGGgaaatcctggtcctcgagggccggtgtcctgcaactcttagaagTCTCCCTtttccaacacacttgaatccaacagctgaatcacctcctaagtgcagtcaagttctccagagtcctgctaatgaccttaTTATTTGACttaggtgtgttgaagtagagatgcatctaaacgttgcaggagaccggccctcgaggcctggagttgcccaccgcTGCCTTACAGTGAACACAGTGTATCATGACtcctaaggctagttagcatagccaccgatgaaggcgaataaacagttttcctgttgtttctctgccattagcacatttagtgACGCATACATGAGGATTATTGACAGGgttaagcccctcctcctggctctgattggttgtttaggTCAGGAGTGacgcatttcttcagacggcaataaTAATTCAGGAtagaggtggaggagatcgaaCTTCTCACATGATCTGTCTCATAGCTAACTGTCACAGCTTGGTGacagttttatcaaatatgtcaaaaaccttttttttaaaataaaagttacaacaTACTGAAGCTTTGAGGAATGTCTTTTTTGGGTGAACTCTGTAGGATGAGTTCAGGCAGTGGTTTCGAGTCAGAGTCCACAGAATGCTGGCTCCAGGCAGGAAGCCCTTTGACGATTTGGATGTAAAACCCAGAAGTCAGCTCGCAAACGGAAACTTCGGTCACCAGGTCTGCTCTGTTCAAGATGAACAGCTTCCCCAGGAGCAGCAGGTTCAGGTACGTTACATTACATGTGTTTTTACTTATATGGAGTATATTATTGTGGAACATAATGACGAAGAATTCGGCCTCTGATCATCTTAGTCTCCTTTCCCCCCTTAGATACAATACTTCACACACCACAGCTTTAGATACTACTGGAATGATGCCATCCAGAACTTTGCATTCTATCAGTAAGTGGTTCTCACAGCCATTTCACCTATACTGCCTTATATTGAGACAATAAACCACTAAAATGAACTAAGTCTCTACTTATGAAGTGATAGCACAACTTGTCTTACAAACTTACATACAGTTGAGCCCACAATTACAGTTCTGCTGAAATTGTGTAATATTAATTATTGTGCtgagaaataaagttaaatattttcatgtttcaagGAAACAAAGTCAGACGATAAAGCTGTGCTTGAAGTTTCTGGAGAGcctttctttcttctccatCAGGATGATTTGGTCAAATGTTATCCCTGCAGTCTCGCAGCGTTTTAGTTTCTGGTTCAGATTCTCTATCGGCTTCATATTTCTGGCTGGACTATTCCAAACTGTTGCCATTGTTTTCTGGTAACTGTCCACTCAGTGGGCAGAAAACTGTCCACTCAGTGCAGGTTGATGCAGGTTGATGTCCGAccttttctgtatttgtttttattctagCTTGGAATTGGTAGCAGGTAGAAACCCAATGTTTCCctaaaggggcggtattatgtgttttccaggcacatagtgccattttatagttcaattaaataattataatcAGTAATATAATaatcagttgttataaaaatgctacatatatatatcaaacatgacgtaaaagaaatttgacattgcaatttaaggccttgaaattggacgtccgtctctttaagaagctcctgctctttcccaCAGTCCGCCTTCAGAATGTCATCACAAGAACCTTTCTCTGTTAAGAGCTGGACTGAGAAATGGTTCATGTAATGAGCTCAGGAGGTGACCAGTTCCActtggtgtttgctaattgctgctggctagtctgaaggagcagagtgggggaGTCATGGGGAGGAgaggtgctctgtgaggcagaagcttgaaGGCATCGCTCAGTTTCACCAAACGTTTTGCAAACCTGAATAGTTGCCAGGggagatttaaggatttctcacacatgcatgaaataatcaaagcgACACTCCAGGCATGtatttgatgagggaataactttatAAGATTATGTAAAGCTCTAAAAAGTCAACTTTACATAATACAGCCCTTTTAAGGGGGACACATTatacttcattttaaatgggTTAGGATTGGTCTATGGGCTATAcaatttattattgtaaatttttttgtatCATTCTCATAAAATGAGATTTCACCTCCTCATCCTGCTTATTTTGAACTCATCTCAGAATGAACCGTTTTAGGTCTCTAtcacttttatgcaaatgaGCTGTTGCTGACCACGACCCCCAACTCACTGTTTACACTCGACTTTTCCAGTAGCCACTGTGCAGAACAAACAgtgataaaaccagctgaccagcttagtttgggttgctaggtaacaaatATATCAGTGCCTGCCAATTGTGACGCCATAATCGAGAGGTTTTTAAAACGGTTCGTTTTccacacaacaaaaacacatgaacTTTTAGCCAGAAAAtgattggatgtttttttttcttcttttttgttactAAAAGCTGTACGGAACCAagtgaaagtacaaaaacatttcaaaacaatagTTCCCCTTCAAGTGAATCAACCGGCTCACTAGCTTGAACTGAAGTCACTAATCCAACCCACTGAGACTAATATTGTTATAAAATGGCAATTTACCATCTAACCATTTCTTCTTTCATCCTGTGGAAGAGGTCTGGTGAAATGTAGCATCTCAAATGTTACTCTGTGAAGAACAATAAGGCTCTTTCTGGTCTCTTCTTTAATCCAACATACTGGGTCCCAATTTTTGATCCAAAGTTTGGTTCAGACAGCACACACCCAGGTTTTGGTTTGAAGAAAACAGCCAGCGTATTTTAGTGTGTAGCTGATGTGGATCTGTGCATGGTTTATGCATGAGGGCCCTGACATTGTTATGAGTGGAAGAGCTGTCCACATGACAATAGAAGATAAGACTCTGTACTTCCCTAGAGGCCTGGAGGATGTGAAGGAGAGCTGTGCCCACATCCACTCCGAACACAGCCGTGGGCTGACCAAAGCACTGCAGGACTACAGGTATCTCTCTGCattagagttttattttatttatttatttgatgaataaaaaaaagagtcaattcCCACAAATTTACTGGTGACAAAGTAAAAAAGGATTAAATCTCAAACATTCTTTCAGGAGGTTGTTTTTCGGGGAGAATGAGATCGCTGTGAGAGTCCCCTCTCTGTTCAAGCTTCTCATCAAGGAGGTGAGCGTTGAACCCGCGCCTCTTCCTTTAACACTCCCGCTTTAATCAGCTCTGCTTCCAACAGTTCCAGAtggttttttgtttctctcttatTTCCCACCAGGTGCTGAATCCTTTCTACATCTTCCAGCTCTTCAGTGTTGTTCTGTGGACCGCCGAAGACTACTACTATTACGCCACAGCCATCGTTTTCATGTCGGTCATATCCATAGCTACCTCACTGTACACCATTAGGAAGGTGAGGCATAGACGAGCGAAAGCTGACCGGAGCTGACCCTGTTCAACTTGTTTGTCTTCTAGATTTCTACACATAATGTTTGTCACTGGAATTCTGGCAGTCATGTGaccgtttctttttttattattattattatttctgagtAAATCTCCCTGCTGACTGTTCTGCAGCAATACGTGATGCTGCACGACATGGTGGCGTCTCACAGCGTGGTGCGAGTGTCGGTTTGCAGAGGAGACAAAGGCATGTTTGACGTTCTGCTGCACGTCGCTGCTGGAGTGCCCGCTCTCCTCGCTCACTGTTGTGTCCGTCTCAGACACAGAACAGGCCATGTCGACGGAGCTCGTGCCCGGTGATGTCATCGCCATCCCGGCCAATGGGATGGTGATGCCGTGTGACGCCGTGCTTTTCCAAGGGACCTGCGTTGTGAACGAGAGCATGCTGACAGGTGTGGATGTTTGCTGGGCTTCAGgttcttttaagttttaagggtgcagtatgtaacttttatttaaaaaaaaaaagttttatagagttgggtagtaactagttacatttactcagttacatttacttaagtaggtttgtaaaataaatgtacttttaggggTACTTTTAGTAATACCCAATTTCCTCATTTCCTCCCTaaaaacaagtactttttacttttacttgagtaaaatttccagattctgaatgaaaaaacaaacatgttttaaccaaaacaattCACcggacacagacacacacctgcagatttttgttaaaatttcataagttttatatgaaaataaatagattttgcaaaaatgttcctTATGAATGatcttattttctatttacCCCATTTATATGAGTTATTTTCATTCTGGACTTTAACATaccaaaatgtccacaaaactttatattttggttcgtCTGATGACgtcatttttaattgttaaatgatcaatgttttgatcagttcagtcgcctttttaccaaatacttttttactctaacttgagtaatttcttggatggctactttttacttttacttgagtgaaaacatgttgaagtagtgctgctcttacttgagtacagtttTTGGTACTCTATCCAGCTCTGGAAATGAGACAGCTATGATTGAGCTAGCATGATGCAAGACTcgaaaagtcaattttacacaattctgcccctttaaaatcTTCATTTGTTCCTGACCTGTGGAAATATTCTGAGAATTATTTTCTACTAATGGCATCCTAAGTGCTACAGTTtgagctaaaaagaaaaaaatccatccaaacTTGGCTTTCACTGGATATCTCTCCACATGCCTTCTTTCCGCAGGCGAAAGCGTTCCAGTGACCAAAACCAGTCTGCCCAGTTCGGGCGACGAGGCGGCGAGGAGATACAGCATGGAGGAACACAAGAGACACACGCTGTTCTGTGGAACCGACGTCATCCAGACCCGATTCTACGCTGGCGAGCTGGTGAAGGCCGTGGTGATCCGAACAGGTGAGGCACCAGCTTAAAAATGTCTGTCATCAAAACGCAAAAATGACAACAATCTCTATGACTTCCCTCCGCCTAACCCCCCCCCACAGGCTTCAGTACAGAGAAGGGCCAGCTGGTGCGCTCCATTCTCCACCCTAAGCCCACAGACTTCAGGCTGTACCGGGACGCCTACCTCTTTCTGCTGTGTCTGGTCGGCGTGGCGGGCATCGGCTTCGTCTACACCATCGTCCTCAGCATCATGAACAAGGTCCCACTTCTGCTGTTCTACACACGTCTGCAGGGGCTTATCATGTTTCTCAGCGTAAAGATGTGGAAACGCATTATGTTGCAGACACAGAACAGGCCATGTCTGTTCTGTGAATTCATTTTGCatgaattcaaatgaaaaagtgtagaaaaatccaacctttaatttgtacatttatacagttgggggggtgggggggataCCACGTGAGTAAATAGTTTTTCACCAATATAAGCCGTGTgataacaaatgttgctggaCGATAAGTTGTGACAGAAGTTCTTGGCATAAacgataatgttgttgttttgagtccATTTCCAAGTAATATAAGACAATACACCCAAACACCAGTCTCCCAGCTGAGTTTAGTGCATGTTTATCTTTGTGATAGTAGGACAGAATAgacttttttcttgcataacTATTAAGCAATGTCGCTCCTATCTGCAACTGTCCTATCAGTAAGTTTTAGAGGTTGATTTGCCTCCCTTCCTTTGTTCTCAATGTGAGATATCAACGTAAATACAGGTGCCACTTAATCTGCATTCCCCTGGGAAAAAGGAGGCCATGGGTTACTTATTAAAAGTTCCTACAAACCCTGATCAGCTTTTAGAAAGTTTAAAGGAAATTGATTTCCTCTgttatattttgtgtatttgggTCAGTGGAAATTTTGTGGTAACAATTACTTCTTAAAATGGATTCCCCCCATTAAAGGGTCAGTatgatgtaaaattgacttttttaagCGTTACTtcttgttataatgttattccctcatcaaacacaTACCTGTGAgggttgctttgattctttcatgcaaaagaatgaaagaatgaaagaattCTTTCCAATTCTTTCCAAATaatttgagaaatcatttaatctcccgtggcaaccattcagacGTTGAAGGCAACCTAGTGCTAGCTGAGTGTCAGCCCTTCCACCGCAACACCACCCcttggctccttcagactagcataTACCTTCTTTCTTAATttgcagcaattagcaaacagctggtggaactgtgtGCCtaatgagctcattataggagctatttctcagtgcaacgctggtaaaaatcttgttaaagggttagtagaggagccatgttgtgatgacttcctgaaggcagagtttcagaaagagcagagattttaaagagacagaggcccaatttcaaggagttaacttacaaagtcaaatttcatatttgatatatatgaCATCTGAAGGTGTTTTATAGCATGactttgctataaaatggcactacaTAGCTGCAGATAATGATGCCCCTTTAAGGCTTTTCCCATGTCTTTACTAGGGATGCCTCTAAATGTGGGATTTGTAGTTTTCATTGACGGTGTCTGAAAAACATGAAGGTTCCAGCTAAAACCATCATCATTGAGTCTCTGgacatcatcaccatcaccattcCACCGGCCTTACCGGCGGCCATGACAGCCGGCATCGTGTACGCACAGCGGCGTCTGAAGCGCATCGGCATCTTTTGCATCAGTCCTCAGAGGATCAACATGTGCGGCCAGCTTAACCTGGTCTGCTTTGACAAGGTAATCCACTGCAACAAGACAAGTTCACATTTCActagcagatttttttcagttgcaccaaaacattttcccatgttgttAGTGAAACAGTCTGCTAGTAGAACtggtacttttttaaaaaaaaaaaaatcaattttcaaaaattattgactttaaacaagctgaaaagttacttgtaagttagtttcgtcttatttcaagtgcactaagatatttgcactataaactagatcaaaaatacttggaaaagattttctgtttttgcagttatAAAAATGATCTCATGAAAAGGAAGCAGTTTAAGAGTGAAGCAAAGATCCTGACTGAAATACTCTGGTTGGTGCTTTAGCTGCATGTTTGTATTTATCCTGCAGACTGGCACCCTCACTGAGGATGGATTGGACCTGTGGGGCATCCATAGAGCAGAACATGGCAGGTAGAGGAaacgtctctctctctctccctcattTCCTCCCTAAAAACGAACGCAGAACTCCCCGACTTGCTACTGCAGCTTTGTAGCTCCGGAGCCGGGCCCAGCCGAGGAGCGCTTGGTGAAGAGCGCCTTCGTGGCCTGCATGGCAACGTGTCACTCTCTCACCAAAATAGAGGGAGAGCTCTCCGGAGACCCTTTAGATCTGAAGATGTTTGCCTCCACAGGCTGGGTGAGTAAAACGTTCTTTCAGACAGAAAGAACTTttgaatgtgtttctgtttctccaaataaatatttatggattttttcccccccactcTTTAGATCTTAGAGGAgccaacagaagaagaaactgctCTTCACAATCCGCTGATGCCAACAGTGGTCCGACCTCCAAAGCGAGCCATCACTGGAGACGGTCAGAGCCAGTCACAAGTCCAGAACATGGTACATGTCCAACATGTCCACTTTTACATTAGTGCAAGACAGGACATTCACGTTCTGTCACATAACAACCACAAGCTTCAGCAGATTTGATCAGGATTCTATtcaacagaccaacacaaagtagggcgtaattgtgaagcagaaggaaaatgattcatgtttttttcttttctttataaattaaggtctgaaaagtgtggcatacatttgtaGCCGGGTCTCTTCTACTGTGAtgcttctaaataaaatccagcggAACCAGTTTCCTTCAGAATCATGAAATCAGTAAATAGATCCGCTTGTAATTTAATTAGTGTCTgaatccagctgctctgtgaagaacactgcaaaaacgcaaaatattaccaagtatgtTTTGTCTGGTTTCTACTTCAAATATCTTGGTTCATTTAAAACCTGACATAACTAACTTACATGTAGCTTTccaacttgttttaagtcaataatctttttaaagattttgctggctctagtggcctttatttgaaagaagtttgacaggaaagagggtaatgagagaagggggaagatgATGCGACAAACgtgggagtcgaacctgcgaccaccggcacgaggactaaggccttaATATGGGGgtcgtgctttgcccctgcaCTACCACAGCACcccaagtcaataattcttgaatattgataaaTAGTAACAGTTCCAATGGTTGATTGTTTCagttataaaatggaaaaaatatgttgttaagAGAACAAAATATGCTGGTGAAACtacaactttttattaatattcaagaattattgacttaaaataggcTCCTATAATCTtgttgaaaaattacttgtaatttaaatttgtcttatttcaagtgacctgagatattttcaaaaactagaccaaaaactaCTGAagagtttatgtttttgcagtgaaatccAGTTGAAATGTTGCCATAAGCATTTTTGGGAATACTTTTCATAGCTGTGTGTGAGAGTTACAAAAACTGATCAAATCAAAACTGATCTCTGATCAAAACACTGATCATCACCACAATTAAACACGGAAGTGACTGCATCGCGAtttagagtttcttttttttcccagcaatTCCAGTGAAGGTAGCCAGAGTTGATCCAGGGAGAAAGGCTGAAAAAAACCCCGTAGAAAACCAAccagatttaatgttttcaacatTAAATCTAATGATTCTGAACTGTAAAGTCAGTTTGTGGGCAAAGCGTTAGGGTTAAAAAGCGCTTTAATGTAAAGCTCTTGGAActgccttattgctgaaatgtgctatacaaataaacgtgattaattcatttatagcaaattttttacttttggtgctcagaatttttttctagaagatttcggagcttaatctcaaaatttctgaatttttggtggaaattttctcctttttctgtcGCCCTTACACGGCGTTGTGGGcatggagaaaatgaaaatgttaaagtttttattaacattGTCTCCCCAGTCCTGTGAGTTGGGCATAGTGCGACAGTTCCCCTTCTCCTCGGTGCTGCAGAGGATGAGCGTGGTGGTCAGGAGGCTTGGGGACAAACACATGGAAGCCTTCCTGAAGGGGGCACCGGAGGTCGTGGCTGGCCTATGCAAACCACACTCAGGTCAGGCCTTCTTCTTTTGGGGTGAAGACAGcctcttcttttttgtcttctttataATAATAGCAAGAAAGTGGCAGCAGAATGGTTTGGTCCCTCATCCAGGGGCCTAGTGCGTCCAGACCGGTCTGATCCCATCCTGTCCTTCCCTTCAGTCCCACAGAGTTTCACTGAGACTCTGGAGAGCTACACCAGGCAGGGCTTCAGGGTGATTGCACTGGCACACCGACAGCTGGAGTCCAAACTGTCCTGGCACAAAGTCCAGACGCTCAGCAGGTACGTCACTAATCCCAGATAAAAAGCGTTGGCACTGCATGCGCTCACTCCCACCTGGATTCCGAATCTGTCTGCCCGCATTTCCACTGTTAATGTTTAAACTCCGACCCTGATCTTCTCCCGTCTCTCCTACAAGCAAATATGACTTTCACTCTGCGTAAACGTTATGTAacgtcacaaccacaaacttcaatttgatatttggggtttttattcaattcaGCAAAACCTTTAACCTCCAGCTGTGAAACGCTAGTAAAGAAATGCCTCAGAAGACGGGCAGCTATTACAACGCTtggcgatatggacttaaagaGGATGGacttaaaatattgtgataaatcacaatattttatggtgtttttgtgataatgataaaagtgaggataagaactatttattacttttattttagctgtagCATGTAGCTGTGACGACATGACACAGCAATCAGAGCCACACAAATACTGATtcgaaaaagaaaaatccatctGTAACATGCTTTTTTAGGACCCTAGTCACAGAGAGAAGTCTAATTTGTATCACTAATATGATACACTAAGCTtgtatcatatttttaaattaattcatatGTATTGATACTTTTCTTGAACAAATATAGAGAAAACCGTAAAAATAACAGTCCTGACAGTTTTGTGGGGTTTTATTTATGATTAGCTGGAATTTATCGTGgcagcaataaatcaaaaatcataTCAGACTAAGAAATTTAAACGGTACAATAAATGCCCAACCCTAAGCTAGTAGCAGAActaatatgaaaatttgggtcAATTTCAATATCCCTGTAAGTATTGTTGTTATGGCCGACTGCTGATATTTACCgatattccatccatccatccatccatcttcctccgcttatccgaggtcgggtcgcgggggtagcagcttcagaagggaggcccagacttccctctccccagccacttcttccagctctttcgggggaatcccgaggcgttcccaggccagccgagagacatagtctctccagcgtgtcctgggtcttccccggggcctcctcccggtgggacgtgcccggaacacctcaccagggaggcgtccaggaggcatcctgaccagatgcccctcaactggctcctctcgatgtgaaggagcagcggctctactctgagtccctcccggatgactgagcttctcaccctatctctaagggagagcccagccaccctacggagaaaacccatttcggccgcttgtatccgcgatctcgttctttcggtcatgacccaaagctcatgaccatagatgagggtgggaacgtagatcgaccggtaaatcgagagcttcgttttttggctcagctctctcttcaccacgacggaccggtacagcgcccgcttgacagcagacgctgcgccaatccgcctgtcgatctcccgctcccttcttcccccattcgtgaacaagatcccgagatacttaaactcctccacttggggcaggacaccccccctgacccggaaaaggcactctacccttttccggctcaagaccatggcctcggatttggaggcactgatccccatcccggccgcttcacactcgatATTGTATAATTTATATATCTCACTACACTTCTggcaccttaaaaaaaaaatcaaccactctcactgtcacatgaccaaacaagcATGAtcaaaaaccagaaacaaatggcaacaagataGAAATTAATATCGgttgttaatattttgtagGACGGACCGATACCGATATATTACTAAATGACTAATATCGGCTGATACCAGTGACGCTGCTATATCATAGATCTCtaagcagaaacattttatttatcattctCTAAGCAccttatttaatttcccttttgtataaataaagtatttttcatttgaatttggattttatcgactcattgtttctgtttactcTGATGTTACAGTCAAACAGGTGTttggattgtgttttttttttttttttcagagatcTGATAGAGACCAACATGGAGTTCCTCGGGTTGATTGTCATGCAGAACAAAATCAAACAGGAGACGGCTGGCGTTCTGACTGAGCTCCGGAGGGCTAACATCCGCACTCTGATGGTCACAGGTATCTCCGCTCTGTGAAGACGTTCGCTCATCGGGGATAACGTTCGCCGGTCCGCGCTGACGCCCTCTTTCTGACCGCTTTTCTCTATCAGGGGACAACATGCTGACAGCTGTCTCTGTGGCTCGAGACTGCGGCATGGTCCGTCCACACGAGAACGTCATTGTCGCTGACGCTGCGCCCCCCAGAGACTCACTCCCCCCCTGCATCACGTGGCGTTATGTGGACAAACCCGCTCAGACCGCCAGCGATGATCAGGTGAGCCTGGAGGTTTCGAGGAATGCTGGGTTGAAGTCGTTAAAAGCAAAAGTAATGATTAAGAAACGTTTAAAACACgttattttcaataataatgattactgttttaaagaaaaagaa includes:
- the LOC114145935 gene encoding probable cation-transporting ATPase 13A3 isoform X4, with protein sequence MKTREDVKIINQGLDGEMDEFRQWFRVRVHRMLAPGRKPFDDLDVKPRSQLANGNFGHQVCSVQDEQLPQEQQVQIQYFTHHSFRYYWNDAIQNFAFYQGLEDVKESCAHIHSEHSRGLTKALQDYRRLFFGENEIAVRVPSLFKLLIKEVLNPFYIFQLFSVVLWTAEDYYYYATAIVFMSVISIATSLYTIRKQYVMLHDMVASHSVVRVSVCRGDKDTEQAMSTELVPGDVIAIPANGMVMPCDAVLFQGTCVVNESMLTGESVPVTKTSLPSSGDEAARRYSMEEHKRHTLFCGTDVIQTRFYAGELVKAVVIRTGFSTEKGQLVRSILHPKPTDFRLYRDAYLFLLCLVGVAGIGFVYTIVLSIMNKVPAKTIIIESLDIITITIPPALPAAMTAGIVYAQRRLKRIGIFCISPQRINMCGQLNLVCFDKTGTLTEDGLDLWGIHRAEHGSFVAPEPGPAEERLVKSAFVACMATCHSLTKIEGELSGDPLDLKMFASTGWILEEPTEEETALHNPLMPTVVRPPKRAITGDGQSQSQVQNMSCELGIVRQFPFSSVLQRMSVVVRRLGDKHMEAFLKGAPEVVAGLCKPHSVPQSFTETLESYTRQGFRVIALAHRQLESKLSWHKVQTLSRDLIETNMEFLGLIVMQNKIKQETAGVLTELRRANIRTLMVTGDNMLTAVSVARDCGMVRPHENVIVADAAPPRDSLPPCITWRYVDKPAQTASDDQTAQILVEEEMYHFALNGRAFAVITEHFPQLIQKLALRATVFARMAPDQKTQLVEVLQGIDYIVGMCGDGANDCGALKRAHSGISLSELEASIASPFTSSTSNISCVPNLIREGRAALITSFCVFKFMALYSIIQYISVILLYWILSNLGDFQFLFIDLVIILIIAFTSEIQLNGLSVTGGHSADACVCVCVYVCVFSFLFGLSSVSLNPAWKDLVRQRPPSSLISGSLLCSVLTQILTCLAFQVLAFYLVQQQSWYETWTPQSDACNVSRPSSFSDRRNGTTSHDHKNIRNYENTSLFYVSSFQYLAVAIVFSKGKPFRQPSYKNWPFMLSCVGLYSFLLFIMLSPISAIDNFLEIVCVPHDWRVTLVIVVAANAVVSFMLEILIVDIILWRLVFRGSQGANGPRESSSGDTPQVANDSWAALFLSRLFCWRNKRPKVLYRHLALELQDDANWPPKPSTVTYAAEAQPHISATL